In Fluviicola taffensis DSM 16823, the following are encoded in one genomic region:
- a CDS encoding IS1 family transposase, whose product MLCHFCNNACVRKGWSKNTQKYRCKTCFKYQREQYVYSSRLITDQQIIQLTKEGCGIRSTGRILNISPTTVIKRILKIATHLTRSSPILFGQTYQVDELFTYIGNKNNRVCVADSLNPKTREVIDIVVGRRNKSNLKKIISTLVLSDAKQITTDKLNIYKELVPKELHSTKHRGINHIERQNLNLRTHLKRLNRRTICFSKSIKMLDAVLRIYFWFGAKTIL is encoded by the coding sequence ATGCTATGCCACTTTTGTAATAATGCCTGCGTCAGAAAAGGATGGAGTAAGAATACTCAAAAATATCGTTGTAAAACGTGTTTCAAATACCAGCGCGAACAATACGTTTATTCATCCCGTCTAATCACAGACCAACAAATTATCCAACTTACAAAAGAAGGATGTGGAATCAGGAGTACCGGAAGAATATTAAATATTTCGCCCACTACCGTTATTAAAAGGATTTTGAAGATTGCTACACACCTTACAAGATCATCTCCAATTTTATTCGGGCAAACTTATCAGGTAGATGAGTTATTTACTTATATCGGAAATAAGAATAATCGAGTTTGTGTTGCCGATTCCTTAAACCCTAAAACAAGAGAAGTAATAGATATTGTGGTTGGCAGACGAAATAAAAGTAACCTCAAAAAGATCATATCTACTTTAGTCTTGTCCGATGCAAAGCAAATCACAACAGACAAACTGAATATTTACAAAGAACTTGTTCCAAAAGAACTCCATTCTACCAAGCATAGGGGAATCAATCACATTGAACGTCAGAACCTCAATTTGAGAACTCACTTAAAACGATTGAACCGAAGGACTATTTGTTTTTCAAAATCGATCAAAATGTTGGATGCGGTTTTACGAATATATTTTTGGTTTGGAGCGAAAACAATTCTGTGA
- a CDS encoding Ppx/GppA phosphatase family protein → MPKKYAAIDIGSNAARLLIGEIAKENGHPYVKKISYTRLPLRLGGEVFDSGEISIQKAEDFIKTMKAFSLIADIFNVSAIRACATSAMRDAKNGPEIIQQIKRNTGIEIEIISGDEEARLIFGTFALLDIELSKPYLVIDVGGGSTEINVFEHGKRVAAKSFDIGTVRMLKNKVEKDHWRELKLWIKEHVEDNPHLVYATGGNINKIHKILGFKEKAPVTLRAMNKLYKELEPLSVGQRMDLFQLKPDRADVIVPALEIFRVCMNALNCKEMYVPKIGLSDGIVYDLHKKKA, encoded by the coding sequence ATGCCAAAGAAATACGCAGCCATAGATATTGGATCGAATGCAGCTCGATTGTTAATCGGTGAAATCGCCAAGGAGAATGGACACCCTTATGTGAAGAAAATTTCCTACACGCGTCTTCCTTTGAGATTGGGAGGAGAAGTCTTCGATTCAGGTGAAATTAGTATCCAAAAAGCAGAAGACTTTATCAAAACGATGAAAGCATTTAGTCTCATTGCAGATATTTTCAATGTGTCGGCAATACGTGCTTGTGCTACGAGCGCCATGCGTGATGCTAAAAATGGACCAGAGATTATTCAACAAATCAAACGAAATACTGGAATCGAGATTGAAATCATATCAGGAGACGAAGAAGCACGTTTAATTTTCGGGACTTTTGCCTTATTAGATATTGAGCTTTCAAAGCCTTATTTGGTGATAGATGTAGGCGGAGGATCAACAGAAATTAACGTATTTGAACACGGAAAACGCGTTGCAGCAAAAAGCTTCGACATTGGAACCGTTCGTATGTTGAAGAACAAAGTTGAAAAAGATCATTGGCGCGAATTGAAACTCTGGATCAAAGAACACGTGGAAGACAATCCACACTTGGTGTATGCAACTGGAGGAAACATCAACAAGATTCACAAGATTTTGGGTTTTAAAGAGAAAGCTCCCGTTACGCTTAGAGCTATGAATAAGCTGTATAAAGAGCTCGAACCACTCAGTGTGGGGCAACGCATGGATTTGTTCCAATTAAAGCCAGACAGAGCAGATGTCATCGTTCCAGCGCTGGAAATTTTCCGCGTCTGCATGAATGCCTTGAATTGCAAAGAAATGTATGTTCCAAAAATCGGTTTATCGGATGGAATTGTATATGATTTACACAAGAAGAAGGCTTGA
- a CDS encoding T9SS-dependent choice-of-anchor J family protein, which yields MKTINFRQTVLGLFSGVLLVSVSSYLSYSQSFTEGFDDVNTLTEWGVTNNSDSPSATLGWGTGNPASFDAQAGAATDSYLSCNYQSTTATVPATISNWLFSPNRVLNNGDVITFYSRIPSGTEYPDRLQVRLSTNGNSTNVGTTSTSVGDYTTLLLEINPTLVTGVYPKVWTQYTITISGLSGPTSGRVAFRYFVTNGGSAGTNSNYIGIDTYSYTSTLAAPANNDCAGATLLTEGTSCTPTSGTIAGATASVPITVCEGTANDDVWYRFVATSTNTKITVDGSTNFDAVFEVFSGACGSLTSVACQDSSLNDGVESMQFANLVVGQTYFIRVFDWYDYFPASLNFTICVQEIASCSITQPGGSIVETEACGSDTNGGCNSPTPVYQDITCGAVVYGSAWANNGLRDQDWYRFTVTSPTTVNWNVNAEFPAALLFVNISNCASPVVMSSVLASQCTPTTLSYAFAPGTYVAYVAPAQFYGYPCGTSNDYIATLTMTTTSPVISAGGATTFCTPGSVNLTSTGTGTFIWNNGGTPIGGAIASAYSATAAGSYTVQLTDANNCKSNSNAIAVTVNPLDNATYVYPSNSICDASPNQTPTTSVAGIFSATPAGLVFVSTATGVIDVANSANGSYSVTYTTSGTCPNTSTQTVVISGAPDATFSYAQLTYCTNATNPSPVYPTGASAGAFSSTAGLVINVSSGAIDLASSTAGTYTVTNSIAANGSCAASTEEFDITIAAAPTAAVSGGGTQCGPGTFPVSIALTGAGPWNITYTDGTTPTTVNAVTTSPYTFNATANGTFTVTNVTMAGCSAVGTGTATVLFNTNPTVAFTAVGNVCDNASPVTLVGSPAGGSFSGSTGVSGTTFDPAGLTPGSITLTYTYMDANNCSGTANSTFTLNAAPTATLGTFTEVCMQSGSFALTSGLPAGGTYSGTGVTAGNFNPATAGAGTKTITYTVTANGCTDAASQTIVVEDCAGIEDVTNFGLEIYPNPATSAVTIKTGKDVTFSMISEDGKIVYPVASLTMNTETQLQVSHLAKGVYFLNFTSAQGNLVQKVIVQ from the coding sequence ATGAAAACAATAAATTTTCGTCAAACTGTTCTTGGTTTGTTTTCGGGTGTTTTGCTCGTTTCCGTGTCAAGTTATTTGTCTTATTCTCAGTCTTTTACAGAGGGATTTGATGATGTTAACACACTTACCGAATGGGGTGTGACTAACAATAGTGACTCACCAAGTGCAACATTGGGTTGGGGAACTGGAAACCCAGCTAGTTTTGATGCACAAGCAGGAGCTGCTACTGATTCTTATTTGAGCTGTAATTATCAATCAACCACTGCAACCGTTCCTGCAACAATCAGCAATTGGTTATTTTCACCCAACCGAGTTCTTAATAATGGAGATGTAATTACCTTTTATTCTCGTATTCCTTCAGGAACAGAGTATCCTGATCGTTTACAAGTTCGATTGAGCACAAATGGTAATAGTACAAATGTGGGTACAACATCAACTTCCGTAGGTGATTATACTACTTTATTGTTAGAAATTAATCCTACGTTGGTTACTGGAGTTTATCCAAAAGTTTGGACCCAGTACACAATTACTATTAGCGGTCTATCTGGTCCTACTTCGGGAAGAGTTGCTTTCCGCTATTTTGTAACTAATGGAGGTTCTGCTGGTACGAATTCCAATTATATTGGAATTGATACTTATTCCTACACTTCCACATTAGCTGCTCCTGCAAATAATGATTGCGCTGGTGCTACATTATTAACAGAAGGAACAAGTTGTACACCTACTTCTGGAACGATAGCTGGAGCAACAGCTTCAGTTCCGATAACAGTTTGTGAAGGAACGGCAAATGATGATGTTTGGTATCGTTTTGTTGCGACTTCTACAAATACAAAAATTACGGTTGACGGATCTACTAATTTTGATGCTGTTTTTGAAGTGTTCTCTGGTGCTTGTGGATCTCTAACATCTGTTGCTTGTCAGGATTCATCATTAAATGATGGAGTTGAATCTATGCAATTTGCAAATTTAGTAGTTGGACAAACTTATTTTATACGTGTTTTTGATTGGTATGATTACTTTCCAGCGTCATTAAATTTTACAATTTGTGTGCAAGAAATAGCTTCCTGTTCTATAACTCAACCTGGAGGCTCTATTGTTGAGACAGAAGCTTGTGGTTCAGATACAAACGGCGGATGTAATTCTCCGACTCCGGTTTATCAAGATATTACCTGTGGAGCTGTTGTTTATGGATCTGCTTGGGCAAATAATGGGTTAAGAGATCAAGATTGGTATCGTTTTACTGTAACGAGTCCTACAACGGTTAACTGGAATGTTAATGCAGAATTTCCAGCGGCTTTACTTTTTGTAAATATTTCAAATTGTGCAAGTCCAGTAGTTATGTCTAGTGTATTGGCAAGTCAGTGTACACCAACTACATTATCTTATGCATTCGCTCCAGGTACTTATGTCGCATATGTTGCGCCAGCTCAATTTTATGGATATCCGTGTGGAACAAGTAATGACTACATTGCAACATTAACAATGACAACAACTTCACCAGTAATTTCTGCGGGCGGAGCAACTACTTTTTGTACACCAGGTTCGGTAAACTTAACTTCAACTGGAACAGGAACATTTATTTGGAATAATGGTGGAACTCCAATTGGCGGAGCAATAGCTTCTGCTTATTCAGCAACAGCTGCGGGCTCATATACTGTTCAGTTAACAGACGCTAATAACTGTAAATCAAATTCGAATGCGATTGCTGTTACAGTTAACCCATTGGATAATGCAACATACGTTTATCCATCAAATTCTATTTGTGATGCTTCACCAAACCAAACGCCAACAACTTCTGTTGCTGGAATATTCTCTGCTACCCCAGCAGGATTGGTTTTTGTAAGTACTGCAACTGGAGTAATTGATGTAGCAAACAGTGCAAACGGGTCATATTCTGTGACTTATACTACTTCAGGAACTTGTCCTAATACAAGTACTCAAACAGTAGTGATCTCAGGAGCTCCTGATGCAACATTCAGCTATGCACAGCTAACCTACTGTACTAATGCAACAAACCCAAGTCCGGTATATCCTACAGGAGCTAGCGCTGGAGCATTCAGTTCTACTGCTGGTTTAGTAATTAATGTTTCTTCTGGAGCTATTGATTTAGCTTCAAGTACTGCTGGAACTTATACGGTGACGAATTCAATTGCTGCAAATGGTTCTTGTGCTGCTTCAACAGAGGAGTTTGACATAACAATTGCTGCTGCACCTACTGCAGCTGTTTCTGGTGGTGGAACACAATGTGGTCCTGGAACTTTCCCTGTTAGTATTGCATTAACTGGAGCTGGTCCTTGGAACATTACTTACACAGATGGAACAACTCCTACAACTGTAAATGCTGTTACAACTTCTCCTTATACTTTCAATGCTACAGCAAACGGAACTTTTACTGTTACAAACGTTACTATGGCTGGTTGTTCAGCTGTTGGAACAGGAACGGCTACTGTATTATTTAACACAAACCCAACAGTTGCATTTACAGCAGTTGGAAATGTGTGTGACAATGCAAGCCCTGTAACATTGGTTGGTTCGCCTGCTGGTGGATCTTTCTCTGGTTCGACAGGAGTTTCTGGAACTACTTTTGATCCGGCTGGTTTGACTCCAGGTTCTATTACTTTGACGTATACTTATATGGATGCAAATAACTGTTCAGGAACTGCAAATTCAACATTCACTTTGAATGCTGCTCCAACGGCAACTCTTGGAACATTTACAGAAGTTTGTATGCAATCAGGTTCATTTGCATTGACTAGCGGTTTACCTGCTGGAGGAACGTATTCTGGAACAGGAGTAACTGCTGGTAATTTCAATCCTGCAACAGCTGGAGCAGGTACAAAAACAATTACTTACACTGTAACTGCAAATGGATGTACAGATGCTGCTTCTCAAACTATCGTTGTTGAAGATTGCGCAGGTATTGAAGATGTAACTAATTTTGGATTGGAGATTTATCCAAATCCTGCAACTTCAGCTGTTACTATCAAAACAGGAAAAGATGTAACGTTCTCTATGATTTCTGAGGATGGTAAAATCGTTTATCCAGTAGCTTCTTTAACGATGAATACAGAAACTCAATTGCAAGTTTCTCACTTAGCAAAAGGAGTTTATTTCTTAAACTTTACGAGTGCTCAAGGAAACTTGGTACAAAAAGTGATTGTTCAATAA
- a CDS encoding site-specific recombinase: MQLFRKRKKKKLDELFDAFYYEADYTSNNLEFLVDLVAHFRPEKKEKNQPPVSIQPLLDYLQENAVKRYAMSVYLRNVFQNRKFTSILTDSGIIRDAYFIREVRERLASKILPEQPEPDTLQFLLNQVFYKQKDFEWIQEISILEINELIVLLDLDTIYDNEEDSSNSAITEIVSGISLLIQRISGRALEQDVLIMVPEYENVQSPFESFEKKLDVIITKIVRQRNFSVSGTDPDYLDLVELLKGCHQIINTAFDNSAKFGISLRVNQSLLRIRQQLFRIDALLPLLAIDSDEDKRDNSIYLTIKLIKYNCRKNNIRRLMLDSTQTIAYEVTQHTAKTGEHYITESKKEYMHMLLTAMGGGLIVGFLCLFKVVLGKAGVSDFGHAFLYSMNYAFGFILIYLLGFTLATKQPAMTAAAIVKSIEGGLSDSVNDADRHRSFAILFSHLFRSQFIAFVGNVFVAFPVALVLIWSLQGVVGFQIVNQHKSDVLLTDLNPIESWAILHAAIAGVFLFLSGIISGSISNKIKHKKIYNRIKEHPILKISLGKEGAKSFATWIEAKWAGVASNFWFGVFLGSTASIGIFLGLNLDIRHITFAAGNMALGLFGGDFHSGWYPILMGILGIGMIGFVNFIVSFALSLWLALRSRDIPLSEVKYLFHSVWLYFRHKPISFFFPVKNS; encoded by the coding sequence ATGCAATTGTTTAGAAAAAGAAAGAAAAAAAAGTTGGACGAGTTGTTTGATGCGTTTTATTACGAAGCAGATTATACGTCTAATAATTTGGAATTCTTGGTTGATTTAGTTGCACATTTTCGCCCTGAAAAAAAGGAAAAGAATCAACCACCAGTTAGCATTCAACCCTTGTTAGATTACTTGCAAGAAAATGCTGTGAAGCGCTATGCGATGTCGGTTTATCTCCGAAATGTATTTCAAAACCGCAAATTTACGTCTATTTTAACGGATTCGGGTATTATTAGAGATGCTTACTTCATCCGAGAAGTGAGAGAACGCTTGGCTTCGAAGATTTTGCCCGAACAACCTGAGCCCGATACTTTGCAGTTTTTGTTGAATCAAGTCTTTTATAAGCAGAAAGATTTTGAATGGATTCAGGAAATTTCTATCCTTGAAATCAATGAGTTAATTGTTTTATTGGATTTGGATACGATATATGATAACGAAGAAGATAGTTCTAACTCTGCAATTACAGAAATCGTAAGTGGGATTAGTTTGTTGATTCAACGCATTAGCGGAAGAGCTTTGGAGCAGGATGTATTGATTATGGTTCCAGAGTATGAAAATGTGCAAAGTCCTTTTGAATCTTTTGAGAAAAAATTGGATGTAATCATTACTAAAATCGTTCGTCAACGAAATTTTTCGGTTTCTGGAACAGATCCTGATTATTTGGATTTAGTTGAATTACTTAAAGGATGTCATCAAATCATCAATACCGCTTTTGATAATAGCGCAAAGTTTGGTATTTCCCTTCGGGTGAATCAAAGCTTGTTGCGGATTAGACAACAGTTATTTCGAATAGATGCGCTTTTGCCCTTGTTGGCAATTGATTCGGATGAAGACAAACGAGATAATTCCATTTATTTGACGATTAAGTTGATCAAATACAATTGCAGAAAGAACAACATTCGTCGCTTGATGTTGGATAGCACACAAACAATAGCTTACGAGGTAACTCAACATACCGCAAAAACAGGAGAACACTACATTACCGAATCGAAAAAAGAATACATGCATATGCTATTGACGGCAATGGGTGGAGGATTGATTGTTGGTTTCTTGTGTTTATTCAAAGTTGTTTTGGGTAAAGCAGGTGTCAGTGATTTTGGTCACGCTTTCTTATATAGTATGAACTATGCATTTGGATTCATTCTCATTTATCTATTAGGGTTTACTTTAGCAACGAAGCAACCTGCTATGACAGCAGCGGCAATTGTTAAATCGATTGAGGGTGGATTATCTGATTCAGTAAATGATGCAGACAGACATAGATCCTTTGCAATCTTGTTTTCACATCTTTTTCGATCTCAATTCATCGCATTTGTGGGGAATGTTTTTGTAGCATTTCCTGTTGCTTTAGTGCTCATTTGGTCCTTACAGGGAGTGGTTGGTTTCCAAATTGTGAATCAACATAAAAGTGATGTACTACTAACTGATTTAAATCCCATTGAATCTTGGGCAATTTTACATGCTGCAATTGCGGGTGTTTTCTTATTCTTATCAGGGATTATTTCTGGTTCCATTTCCAATAAGATCAAGCATAAAAAGATTTACAACCGTATCAAGGAACATCCGATTTTGAAAATTTCGTTGGGAAAAGAAGGCGCAAAGAGTTTTGCAACTTGGATTGAAGCAAAATGGGCAGGTGTAGCATCCAATTTTTGGTTTGGAGTTTTCTTAGGTTCCACAGCAAGCATCGGAATATTTCTCGGATTAAATTTGGATATCCGTCACATTACATTTGCTGCAGGAAATATGGCTCTCGGATTGTTTGGCGGAGATTTTCACTCAGGTTGGTATCCAATCTTGATGGGAATCCTTGGAATAGGTATGATAGGTTTTGTGAATTTTATTGTCAGTTTTGCTTTATCACTTTGGTTAGCTTTGCGCTCCCGAGATATTCCACTTTCTGAGGTAAAATACCTGTTTCACTCTGTTTGGTTGTATTTTAGACACAAACCAATCTCCTTCTTTTTCCCTGTAAAAAATTCTTGA
- the ileS gene encoding isoleucine--tRNA ligase — protein sequence MSRKYNEYSGLNLPNVAQSVLEKWKNERVFEASITSREGAEPFVFFEGPPSANGLPGIHHVMARSIKDIFCRYQTLKGKQVKRKAGWDTHGLPVELGVEKELGITKEDIGKKISVDDYNKACREAVMRYTDIWNRLTVEMGYWVDMEDPYITYEPKYMESVWWLLGQLYEKNLMYKGYTIQPYSPMAGTGLSSHELNMPGCYRDVKDTTVVAQFKIADGQELPFHDKVGTQGIAYLLAWTTTPWTLSSNTALCVGPKIEYVLVEKIHNQYTEEVVSVVLAKDRLNELLSKDQKRQVCDNYLRKKYPFIETVFFGDKLDEERSFNPNEAFVFTGNQDKFDSLSKNDSNQIIEFFETTYKLACQNFPSCKGSDLVGIRYEQLLPGALPYENADQAFRVISGDFVTTSDGTGIVHIAPTFGADDARVATESGVPAMLVLDDKENPVPLVDLRGRFRPEVSDAVFGLAGEYVKADYLTDAETQEEFEKQKNSLKAIIPDLKAYMSVDERIALKLKIENKAFKIEKYEHSYPHCWRTEKPVLYYPLDSWFIKVTNVKDRMIALNNTINWKPASTGSGRFGEWLKNANDWNLSRSRYWGIPIPIWSNEDGDERICISSVEQLKAECDKAVSAGVMTENPLKSFTPNDFSKENYAQIDLHKNYMDEITLVSPSGLPMKRESDLIDVWFDSGAMPYAQWHYPFENKELIDNRKSYPADFIAEGVDQTRGWFYTLHAIATMCFDSVAFKNVMSNGLVLDKNGLKMSKSKGNSVDPFETLTKYGPDATRWYMITNAQPWDNLKFDTDGITEVQRKFFGTLYNTYSFFALYANIDGFNYSEAEIALDQRPEIDRWILSKLNSLIAQVDEAYASFEPTKAGRLIQDFVSDQLSNWYVRLCRRRFWKGDYETDKISAYQTLYTCLEAVAIMGSPIAPFYLDQLFSDLNAISGRHSVNSVHLALFPKSNEALIDLELEAQMEIAQNVSSLVLALRAKEKIRVRQPLQKIMVPVLNDQFAKNIDHVKGLILSEVNVKELELLDASNNIFVKSIKANFKTIGPKYGKQMKSIAAWVSQLDQNGIASVEQNQGWTGIVDGDEVVLDMNDFEIRAEDIPGWLVASENGLTVALDSSITETLRMEGVARELVNRIQNLRKDSGLEVTDKISLTLKSSAFIQLAAEANKQFICDEVLATDLKITADSFDGLSTDIEEEADTLIRVDKI from the coding sequence ATGAGTCGTAAATACAACGAATATTCAGGATTGAATTTGCCAAATGTGGCACAATCAGTTCTTGAAAAGTGGAAAAATGAGCGTGTTTTTGAAGCTTCCATTACTTCCCGTGAAGGAGCAGAACCGTTTGTTTTCTTTGAAGGGCCTCCATCAGCGAATGGATTGCCAGGAATTCACCACGTAATGGCTCGTTCGATTAAAGATATTTTTTGTCGTTACCAAACATTAAAAGGTAAGCAAGTAAAGCGTAAAGCTGGGTGGGATACCCACGGCTTGCCTGTTGAATTGGGTGTAGAAAAAGAATTGGGAATTACCAAAGAAGACATCGGGAAGAAAATCTCTGTCGATGATTATAACAAAGCATGCCGTGAAGCAGTGATGCGCTACACAGATATTTGGAACAGACTGACAGTAGAAATGGGTTACTGGGTAGATATGGAAGATCCATACATCACTTACGAACCCAAATACATGGAATCCGTTTGGTGGTTGCTGGGTCAGTTGTATGAAAAGAATTTGATGTACAAAGGTTACACCATTCAACCGTATTCGCCTATGGCCGGAACAGGACTTTCTTCTCATGAATTGAATATGCCTGGTTGCTACCGCGATGTGAAAGACACAACGGTTGTTGCACAGTTTAAAATTGCCGATGGACAAGAATTGCCGTTCCATGACAAGGTAGGCACGCAAGGCATTGCGTACCTACTTGCATGGACAACAACGCCTTGGACTTTATCTTCAAACACTGCTTTATGCGTGGGTCCAAAGATTGAATACGTGTTGGTTGAAAAGATTCATAATCAATATACAGAGGAAGTTGTTTCAGTTGTACTTGCAAAAGATCGTTTAAATGAACTTCTGTCTAAAGATCAAAAGAGACAGGTTTGTGATAATTATTTAAGGAAAAAATATCCTTTTATTGAGACGGTTTTTTTCGGAGATAAATTGGATGAAGAAAGATCATTTAATCCGAATGAAGCATTTGTTTTTACAGGGAATCAAGATAAGTTCGATTCATTGTCAAAAAATGATTCAAATCAAATTATTGAATTTTTTGAAACAACTTATAAACTTGCATGTCAAAACTTCCCTTCTTGTAAAGGTTCAGACTTGGTCGGAATTCGTTACGAACAACTGTTGCCTGGAGCTTTGCCTTACGAAAACGCAGATCAAGCTTTCCGTGTGATCTCTGGTGATTTCGTAACTACTTCAGACGGTACTGGAATTGTCCACATTGCACCGACTTTTGGTGCAGATGATGCACGTGTTGCTACGGAATCAGGCGTTCCTGCCATGTTGGTTTTGGATGATAAGGAAAACCCAGTTCCTTTAGTGGATTTGCGTGGTCGTTTCCGACCAGAAGTTTCGGATGCTGTTTTCGGTTTGGCAGGAGAATATGTGAAAGCAGATTACCTGACAGATGCTGAAACACAGGAAGAATTTGAAAAGCAGAAAAATAGCTTAAAAGCAATTATTCCAGATTTGAAAGCATATATGTCGGTTGACGAACGGATTGCTTTGAAGCTGAAAATTGAGAATAAGGCCTTTAAGATTGAAAAATACGAACACAGTTACCCGCATTGCTGGAGAACGGAAAAACCAGTATTGTATTATCCGTTGGATTCCTGGTTTATCAAGGTAACAAATGTGAAAGATCGTATGATTGCATTGAACAATACGATTAACTGGAAACCAGCTTCTACAGGAAGTGGTCGTTTTGGTGAATGGTTGAAGAATGCAAACGATTGGAACTTATCGCGTTCACGTTATTGGGGAATTCCAATCCCAATTTGGTCTAATGAAGACGGAGACGAGCGTATTTGTATTTCGTCTGTGGAACAATTGAAAGCAGAATGTGATAAAGCAGTTTCGGCAGGAGTGATGACTGAGAATCCGTTGAAGTCCTTTACACCAAATGATTTCTCAAAGGAGAATTATGCACAAATTGATTTGCATAAGAACTATATGGATGAAATCACCTTAGTTTCTCCTTCTGGCTTACCAATGAAGCGTGAAAGTGATTTGATCGATGTGTGGTTCGATTCGGGTGCTATGCCGTATGCACAATGGCATTATCCGTTTGAGAATAAAGAATTGATTGATAATCGTAAATCATATCCTGCTGATTTCATTGCAGAAGGTGTGGATCAAACGCGTGGATGGTTCTATACCTTGCATGCAATTGCTACGATGTGTTTTGATTCTGTTGCATTTAAAAATGTAATGTCGAACGGTTTGGTTCTGGATAAGAATGGACTGAAAATGTCGAAAAGTAAAGGGAATTCGGTTGATCCGTTTGAAACCTTGACGAAATACGGTCCAGATGCTACGCGTTGGTACATGATTACAAATGCGCAGCCTTGGGATAATTTGAAGTTTGATACAGATGGGATTACGGAAGTTCAGCGTAAGTTCTTTGGAACGCTTTACAATACCTATTCATTCTTTGCATTGTATGCGAATATTGATGGATTTAATTATTCAGAAGCAGAAATTGCTTTGGATCAGCGTCCAGAAATTGATCGCTGGATCTTGTCGAAATTGAATTCCTTGATTGCTCAGGTAGATGAGGCTTATGCTTCTTTCGAACCTACAAAAGCAGGACGTTTGATTCAAGATTTCGTTTCAGATCAGTTGTCGAATTGGTATGTACGACTTTGCCGCAGACGTTTTTGGAAAGGCGATTACGAAACAGATAAGATTTCAGCATATCAAACCTTGTACACGTGTTTGGAGGCTGTTGCCATTATGGGTTCACCAATTGCACCATTCTATTTGGATCAGTTATTCTCAGATTTGAACGCAATTTCAGGTCGTCATTCGGTAAATTCTGTGCATTTGGCATTGTTCCCAAAATCAAATGAGGCATTGATTGATTTGGAGTTGGAAGCACAAATGGAGATTGCTCAAAATGTTTCTTCCTTGGTTTTGGCGCTTCGTGCGAAAGAAAAAATCCGCGTTCGTCAGCCTTTGCAAAAGATCATGGTTCCTGTTCTAAACGATCAATTTGCAAAAAATATCGATCACGTAAAAGGATTGATTCTTTCAGAAGTGAATGTGAAAGAGTTGGAATTGTTAGACGCTTCGAATAACATTTTCGTGAAATCAATTAAGGCAAATTTTAAAACAATTGGTCCGAAATACGGAAAACAAATGAAATCGATTGCAGCTTGGGTTTCTCAGTTGGATCAGAATGGAATTGCTAGTGTTGAGCAAAATCAAGGTTGGACCGGAATTGTTGATGGAGATGAGGTTGTTTTAGACATGAATGATTTCGAAATCCGTGCGGAAGATATTCCAGGATGGTTAGTTGCTTCGGAAAACGGATTGACTGTGGCATTGGATAGCAGCATTACTGAAACGCTTCGCATGGAAGGTGTGGCAAGAGAATTGGTAAACCGTATTCAGAATCTACGCAAAGATTCTGGCTTGGAAGTGACGGATAAAATTTCGTTGACTTTAAAATCTTCTGCTTTCATTCAATTGGCAGCTGAAGCAAATAAGCAATTTATTTGCGATGAAGTGTTAGCAACTGATTTGAAGATTACCGCAGATTCTTTCGATGGTCTTTCAACTGATATTGAAGAAGAAGCAGATACATTGATTCGAGTGGATAAGATTTGA
- a CDS encoding RNA polymerase sigma factor gives MDSLNNIEISALVSEVKAGDQNAFAQVYDRYCGAINSVIGRFINDDEIAQDVLQDTFIKVWKNIQLYDDTKGSFFTWMLNIARNTSIDALRKLKKENKAEIQILETTVNSSTTVQQNVSTIGLRQLVDRLPAEQQTMIEYLYFKGYTQQEVADELDIPLGTVKTRSRAAMAELRKWFTLLILWI, from the coding sequence TTGGATTCATTGAATAACATAGAAATTAGTGCTTTAGTCAGCGAAGTAAAAGCAGGAGATCAAAACGCTTTTGCTCAGGTCTATGATCGATACTGTGGTGCGATTAATAGTGTTATTGGCCGTTTTATCAATGACGATGAAATTGCACAAGATGTTCTTCAAGATACCTTCATCAAGGTTTGGAAAAACATCCAATTATACGATGATACGAAAGGCAGTTTTTTCACCTGGATGCTCAATATAGCACGCAATACGTCTATTGATGCTTTGCGAAAATTGAAAAAAGAAAACAAAGCTGAAATCCAAATTCTAGAAACTACCGTAAATAGCTCAACAACAGTTCAGCAGAATGTGAGCACTATCGGTTTAAGACAATTGGTAGATCGCCTTCCAGCAGAACAACAGACAATGATTGAGTACTTATACTTCAAAGGGTACACGCAACAAGAAGTAGCAGATGAGTTGGATATTCCACTCGGAACTGTGAAAACTCGTTCGCGTGCTGCCATGGCGGAGTTGAGAAAATGGTTTACATTATTGATATTGTGGATATAA